The following are encoded in a window of Bos indicus isolate NIAB-ARS_2022 breed Sahiwal x Tharparkar chromosome 7, NIAB-ARS_B.indTharparkar_mat_pri_1.0, whole genome shotgun sequence genomic DNA:
- the AZU1 gene encoding azurocidin, translating to MTALRLLAMLASLLATSRAGSAPLVDIVGGRKARPQELPFLASIQNQGRHFCGGALIHPNFVLTAASCFQSRNTGIATVVLGAYDLRRRERSRQTFFIRSVSENGYDPQQNLNDVLLLQLDRQANLTSSVALVPLPEQNATVEAGTGCQVAGWGTRRRRGRLSRVPRVLNVTVTPANQCRPNNVCTGVLTRRGGICQGDGGTPLVCNGLAHGVASWSRGPCGRGTDFFARVALFRNWIDSVINQPA from the exons ATGACAGCACTCAGACTCCTGGCCATGCTGGCCAGCCTGCTAGCAACCTCCAGGGCTG GCTCGGCCCCTCTGGTGGACATAGTGGGAGGCAGGAAGGCCCGGCCGCAGGAGCTCCCGTTCCTGGCTTCCATCCAGAACCAAGGGAGGCATTTCTGTGGGGGCGCTCTGATCCACCCCAACTTTGTCCTGACAGCGGCCAGCTGCTTCCAGAGCCG GAACACCGGGATTGCCACCGTGGTGCTGGGTGCCTATGACCTGAGGCGTCGCGAGCGGTCCCGGCAGACTTTCTTCATCAGGAGCGTCAGCGAGAATGGCTATGACCCCCAGCAGAACCTGAACGacgtgctgctgctgcag CTGGACCGTCAGGCCAACCTCACCAGCAGCGTGGCGCTGGTACCACTGCCGGAGCAGAACGCCACAGTGGAAGCCGGCACCGGGTGCCAGGTTGCAGGCTGGGGCACCCGACGGCGTAGGGGGCGTCTCTCCCGAGTTCCAAGGGTCCTCAATGTTACCGTGACACCTGCAAACCAGTGTCGCCCCAACAACGTGTGCACTGGCGTCCTCACCCGACGGGGTGGCATCTGCCAG GGGGATGGCGGCACCCCTCTCGTCTGCAACGGCCTGGCACACGGCGTGGCCTCCTGGTCCCGGGGGCCCTGCGGTAGGGGCACCGACTTCTTCGCGCGGGTGGCCCTCTTCAGGAACTGGATTGACTCAGTTATAAACCAGCCGGCCTGA